The following coding sequences are from one Homalodisca vitripennis isolate AUS2020 chromosome 7, UT_GWSS_2.1, whole genome shotgun sequence window:
- the LOC124365900 gene encoding ankyrin-1-like, whose protein sequence is MAVDKTFYTGMYLSSKGTKVDTMDKLGNTPLHIAVENQDIRTLEYLIVNGANTNIKNEIDGNIPLHIAVKKNLLEIVEVLVNNQTEINAQNFNGDTPLHFACSCNNIKMAEYLINVGANVFLRNSRGNTPLHIAVKKGSVAMVELLVIKYADTIVQIIGNLRNKSGKTPLHYAVLHGSNIIVNLLLSKQLDFNIPNLYGNPPLHLCCFRNNIDLLERLINKGANINLRDKKGNSLLHIAVKCNCVNIVEVLLTKQVEVNVQNFDGSTPLHLCCFQNNIVMVELLIKAGANIDLADNMGNTPLHTAVDHGLVEIVESYLEKEVNLNVQNMNGDTPLHRSCFRNNIKMVELLISAGATINVGNINGDTALYIAVHNSFFEIT, encoded by the coding sequence ATGGctgttgataaaacattttacacaggAATGTACTTGTCATCCAAAGGGACCAAAGTAGACACTATGGATAAGCTGGGGAATACACCTCTTCACATTGCTGTAGAAAACCAGGATATCAGAACGTTGGAGTACCTCATTGTGAATGGAgccaatacaaatattaaaaatgagataGACGGCAACATTCCCTTGCATATCGCTGTGAAAAAGAACCTCCTTGAAATTGTTGAAGTGTTGGTGAACAACCAAACAGAAATTAATGCACAGAATTTCAACGGTGACACTCCTCTGCATTTTGCTTGTTCTTGTAATAATATCAAAATGGCAGAGTACCTTATAAATGTAGGAGCCAATGTGTTTCTTAGAAACAGCAGAGGTAATACACCCTTACACATTGCAGTAAAAAAAGGATCTGTTGCAATGGTTGAATTGTTGGTTATCAAATATGCTGATACCATTGTGCAGATAATAGGTAATCTTAGAAACAAGAGCGGTAAAACACCATTGCATTACGCAGTGTTACATGGTTCCAATATAATTGTGAATTTGTTGCTGAGCAAACAGTTGGATTTTAATATACCAAATTTGTACGGTAATCCTCCATTGCATTTATGTTGTTTTCGTAACAACATTGATTTACTTGAACGCCTTATCAATAAAGGAGCCAATATCAATCTCAGGGACAAAAAAGGTAATTCATTGCTGCACATCGCAGTGAAATGTAATTGTGTCAACATTGTTGAAGTTTTGTTGACAAAACAGGTTGAAGTGAATGTGCAGAATTTTGATGGAAGTACTCCCCTGCACCtttgttgttttcaaaacaatattgtaatggTTGAGCTCCTTATAAAGGCAGGTGCAAATATAGATCTCGCAGACAACATGGGCAACACACCTTTGCATACTGCAGTGGATCACGGTCTTGTTGAAATTGTTGAGTCGTATCTGGAAAAAGAGGTGAATTTGAATGTACAGAATATGAATGGTGACACTCCATTGCATCGTTCTTGTTTTCGTAACAACATTAAAATGGTTGAACTACTCATAAGTGCGGGAGCCACCATAAATGTGGGCAACATCAATGGTGACACAGCCTTATATATTGCAGTGCACAACAGTTTCTTTGAAATCACTTGA